TCCTGGTCGGAGGCTCGATGGGAGGCGCGATCACTGCCCGTTTGCTCGAAGCTCAGCCAGGGGAATTCGACGGCGCGTTCATCATGAGTAACGCCATTTATTTTAAAGAGGACGGTAATCCTTTGGCTCCCATTCAACATCAGCCGGGTGTTCCTGTCGTTTTATTAACCAATGTCGACGAGGTGGCCGTGCCGCGTGCTTACGCAACAGTGGCTGGTGCTCAAGGTGGGCTGGAGCCGTTATTGTTAATCGTGGGTCGCGAAGGACATATGGCCTACAACGAGGTCGAGTATGCCCAGGCTGTTGGCGCCCTTATGACATGGCTCGAAACTGGTGAACGGCCTGTGCTCGGAGAAGATGTCACTGCTGAAACTGAAGAGCCGGCATCGACTTCGGTCTTTACTGACGGTGCGGCCTCGAACGAGATCATTCGCATTGATCCGCTGTATGGGAATTTCGTGGGTGGATTTACTCCTTCAGATATGGCTCAGCTCGGCTTGGAAGTCGGGGACAAATTTACGCTTACGGTAGACGGCGCGCAGCATGAGATCACTTATGGCACAACCTACAGCGATGTGCCTGTGGGGGATTGGGTCGCATTTGTGAGCCAAAATAAGCGCATCCTCTTTTGCATCAATTTCGGCCAGGCGGCGCGTGCGCTGGGTCTAGAGATTGGGGACGTGTTGAGCTTGGCGCGGGTGGATTAGGGAAGAGGTTTATCCGCGAATGAACGCTAATTAACGCGAATCTTTTTTACCGTAAGGTTTAGCCGGTGCGGTTACATTTGGATCCGTCCGGCCATACTAAAGGCATCAAAGAATTAAGCAGATAGTTATACCAAACACCTGTCTCGATTCATTGGAAAACATAGTGCCAAAAAATTATCGTTCATTGGCGTGTATTAGCGGATTCTTCAGTCTGGCGGCCTGAGATGGAATTAGGTTATGAGATTGAGTTTCTCAAGATGGGGCTTTGGGTGCGTTTCATGACTACACGCTTTGTTCTCCTTACCCTGCTTTCTATTCTCTTCGTCCACACTGCTCTGGCCCGCGCTCCGGTCTGGGAGGTGTCCAAAGAGGGTAATACTCTATACATTGGAGGAACGATTCACGTCCTGCGTACGACGGATTATCCTCTACCCGCAGCTTTTGAGGAGGCCTACGAGAAAGCAGATGTATTGGCTTTCGAGGCGGATGCACGGAAGATGAGTGACCCCGGTGTATCCGCTCTCATCATGAAGCGAGGTGCGTATCCGCAAGGAGAGACGCTCCTGGATCACCTGAGACCTGAAACTGTTGAGAAATTGAAGGAATACAGTGCGGGTCTAGGCATGCCATACACGTTTTTGGTACCCATGCGACCCGGCCTCGTCTTAAGCATGTTATCAATGTTAGAGATCCAAAAACTTGGCTTCTCTTACAAGGGCGTTGACGAGACCTACCTGACCCAGGCGGATGCCGATGGTAAGGAGCTACTTTTTCTGGAGTCCCTCGAAGAGCAGATAGATTTTATCGCACAGCTTGGTTTGGGTAATGAGGATAAGCTCATCGCTTACACGATAGAGTCTTCACAGGATATTTCTGGTATGCTGGAGGATATGGTCAGTTCTTGGAGAGACGGCGATGTGTCGAAGCTAGATAAGCTCCTTGTTCAGGAAATGGATGCATTCCGAAAGATTCGTGAAGATCTGCTCATTGGCCGCAACAAGGCTTGGATTCCCTCGATAAGGGCTTGGATGGAGACCTCCGAGATTGAATTTGTACTCGTCGGTGCGGGTCACTTGGTCGGAGAAGAGAGTGTCTTAGAACTGCTAGAGGCCGAAGGCTTTATCGTGAGGCAGATG
The nucleotide sequence above comes from Opitutales bacterium. Encoded proteins:
- a CDS encoding SAM-dependent chlorinase/fluorinase, with protein sequence MKRIFELCVFVLSVLGTSAVTVEESKLPTGALVRLATPETWKGQVAFLAHGYMPEDYPLYAYFGLEDEPQKTLLDAGWAVASSSYRRNGPIVADAMDDMMDLVSWVEGKLGEPKTQILVGGSMGGAITARLLEAQPGEFDGAFIMSNAIYFKEDGNPLAPIQHQPGVPVVLLTNVDEVAVPRAYATVAGAQGGLEPLLLIVGREGHMAYNEVEYAQAVGALMTWLETGERPVLGEDVTAETEEPASTSVFTDGAASNEIIRIDPLYGNFVGGFTPSDMAQLGLEVGDKFTLTVDGAQHEITYGTTYSDVPVGDWVAFVSQNKRILFCINFGQAARALGLEIGDVLSLARVD
- a CDS encoding TraB/GumN family protein — encoded protein: MELGYEIEFLKMGLWVRFMTTRFVLLTLLSILFVHTALARAPVWEVSKEGNTLYIGGTIHVLRTTDYPLPAAFEEAYEKADVLAFEADARKMSDPGVSALIMKRGAYPQGETLLDHLRPETVEKLKEYSAGLGMPYTFLVPMRPGLVLSMLSMLEIQKLGFSYKGVDETYLTQADADGKELLFLESLEEQIDFIAQLGLGNEDKLIAYTIESSQDISGMLEDMVSSWRDGDVSKLDKLLVQEMDAFRKIREDLLIGRNKAWIPSIRAWMETSEIEFVLVGAGHLVGEESVLELLEAEGFIVRQME